In Methanobrevibacter ruminantium, one genomic interval encodes:
- a CDS encoding manganese-dependent inorganic pyrophosphatase, with translation MSKTYIFGHKSPDTDSITSSLVMADLETKLGNDVVACRLGSLNKETEYVLNYFDIEAPELIEKIEDDAEVILVDHNSPSESVDNIENAKIIKVVDHHKIAFETSYPLFVRTEPVGCTETVLLKLYKENGFTPDKTIASLMLSAIISDTLLLKSPTTTEDDKDAVKELAEIAEIDYESYGLEMLKAGTDLSSFSIPEILSLDAKQIDFKDVKSIVNQVNTADIADVMEMKADLEAGMEKIIEEENLDLFMLLITDIVNSNSQAIALGKDAALVEKAYGVKLEDNTVLLEGVVSRKKQVVPIMTENA, from the coding sequence ATGAGTAAAACTTATATTTTTGGTCATAAAAGTCCAGATACTGATTCAATTACCTCAAGTCTTGTAATGGCTGATTTAGAAACTAAATTAGGTAATGACGTTGTTGCATGCAGATTAGGTAGTCTTAACAAGGAAACTGAATATGTATTGAATTACTTTGATATTGAAGCTCCTGAATTAATTGAAAAAATTGAGGATGATGCAGAAGTTATTTTAGTGGATCATAACAGTCCAAGCGAATCTGTTGACAATATAGAAAATGCTAAAATCATAAAGGTCGTTGACCATCACAAAATAGCTTTTGAAACTTCTTATCCTTTATTTGTCAGAACAGAACCTGTTGGATGTACTGAAACCGTTTTATTAAAGTTATATAAGGAAAACGGATTCACTCCAGATAAAACCATTGCATCCTTGATGTTATCTGCAATTATTTCTGACACATTGCTTTTAAAATCTCCAACCACCACTGAAGATGATAAAGATGCAGTTAAAGAGCTTGCAGAAATCGCTGAAATTGATTATGAATCTTATGGATTGGAAATGTTAAAGGCAGGAACTGACTTATCCAGTTTCTCTATTCCTGAAATCTTAAGCTTAGATGCAAAGCAAATTGATTTTAAGGATGTCAAATCCATTGTAAATCAAGTGAACACTGCAGATATTGCTGATGTAATGGAAATGAAAGCGGATTTGGAAGCAGGAATGGAAAAAATCATCGAAGAAGAGAATTTAGACTTGTTCATGCTTTTAATCACTGATATTGTAAACAGCAATTCCCAAGCCATTGCACTTGGTAAGGATGCGGCACTTGTAGAAAAAGCTTATGGAGTTAAATTAGAAGATAACACTGTCTTATTGGAAGGAGTTGTCTCCCGTAAGAAACAAGTGGTCCCTATTATGACTGAAAATGCTTAA
- a CDS encoding zinc ribbon domain-containing protein has product MSKFCPNCGHENKDVATFCGNCGSKLVSPDFSTNLRDNGSSTNNSTTTTTTTTTANTSSTSGSNDLGSVCCGVLIILFIIILIMSIG; this is encoded by the coding sequence ATGTCAAAGTTTTGTCCAAATTGCGGTCATGAAAATAAGGATGTTGCTACATTCTGTGGAAATTGTGGAAGTAAATTGGTTTCTCCAGATTTCAGCACAAATTTAAGAGATAATGGATCTTCCACTAATAATTCAACTACCACTACAACCACTACAACCACTGCAAATACCAGCAGCACTTCTGGTTCCAATGATCTTGGTTCTGTATGTTGTGGTGTGCTTATAATCTTATTTATAATAATTCTTATCATGTCAATAGGATAA
- a CDS encoding aldo/keto reductase: MFYRKLGKTDLEVSNLGFGCMRLPHKEHFYEIDEVEAAKMFDYAIEHGVNYFDTAYSFHSKNRNLGGNAEPFLGKYLAERGIRDDVIIQTKLPGWLVNKREDMDKFLDLQLERLQTDYIDIYMLHSLKIDFWNKLYGMDVLEFLDSILEDGRAKYVGFSFHDDLDVFFNIMDSYDKWDVILTQVNYLDEDYKSGLGGLEFVGMAGLGNVIMEPLRGGSLINNIPDEVQALWDTADKKRTPVEWAFEYLWDKPLVTSVFSGMSNMDQVKQNITIAESCDVNSMSEHDRQILKDVTQVYKSREEIPCTGCRYCMPCHNRVDIPHCFKQYNIAKSLDYIDKTAAPYFWLVNKDERADSCTFCGECNIQCPQGIDIPAEMEKVFDFFHDEDYV; encoded by the coding sequence ATGTTTTATAGAAAATTAGGAAAAACTGATTTAGAAGTATCTAATTTAGGTTTTGGATGTATGCGTTTACCTCATAAGGAGCATTTTTATGAAATTGATGAGGTTGAAGCTGCAAAGATGTTCGATTATGCAATTGAGCATGGAGTAAATTATTTTGATACTGCTTATTCTTTTCATAGTAAAAACAGGAACTTAGGAGGAAACGCTGAGCCGTTTTTAGGCAAGTACCTTGCTGAAAGAGGCATTCGTGATGATGTTATTATACAGACCAAATTACCTGGATGGTTAGTGAACAAAAGGGAAGATATGGACAAGTTCCTTGATTTGCAACTCGAAAGATTGCAGACTGATTATATTGACATTTACATGCTGCATTCACTTAAAATTGACTTCTGGAATAAGTTATATGGTATGGATGTATTGGAATTCTTAGACTCAATCCTTGAAGATGGAAGAGCTAAATATGTAGGTTTCTCATTCCACGATGATCTGGATGTTTTCTTTAACATTATGGATTCCTATGATAAGTGGGATGTTATATTGACTCAAGTGAACTACCTTGATGAGGATTATAAGAGCGGTCTTGGCGGTTTGGAGTTTGTCGGAATGGCAGGGCTTGGAAATGTAATTATGGAACCGTTGAGAGGTGGAAGCCTAATCAATAATATTCCTGATGAGGTTCAAGCACTATGGGATACTGCTGATAAGAAAAGAACTCCTGTTGAATGGGCATTCGAGTATTTATGGGATAAGCCTCTTGTAACTTCTGTATTCAGTGGTATGAGCAATATGGATCAAGTGAAACAGAACATAACCATTGCAGAAAGCTGTGATGTTAATTCCATGAGCGAGCATGATAGGCAAATCCTAAAGGATGTCACTCAAGTATATAAGTCAAGGGAAGAGATTCCATGTACCGGATGCAGATACTGTATGCCTTGTCATAATAGGGTGGACATTCCGCACTGTTTCAAGCAGTATAATATTGCAAAAAGCTTGGATTATATTGATAAGACTGCAGCTCCTTATTTCTGGCTAGTTAATAAGGATGAGCGTGCAGATAGCTGTACTTTCTGTGGTGAGTGTAATATCCAATGTCCACAAGGAATTGATATCCCTGCAGAAATGGAAAAGGTGTTTGATTTTTTCCATGATGAAGACTATGTATAA
- a CDS encoding class I SAM-dependent methyltransferase: MRLEDEIKYSEIDWECIWQKSLKKGFKKEKDWDKIATEYGKWLENDDYPDVLLNEMKLSSNDTVLDIGCAEGTITRKIAKKAKSITGIDKSKLMLEELNRKAADEGLSNVKTIQKDINDLTYGSIGDYDIVLASRCLNGIYNIKDTLITLNEIANKYVYITVFGSSTHKYKKEKAEIAGKPFKAGTDHMVLVMLLRSLGIEANVLQLECEKLKEYHSIEEAIERSIWRLGELEEENRIALENYFKDIFVKNERGNWVNPKDKTDLVLIWWKKDE; this comes from the coding sequence ATGAGATTAGAAGATGAAATCAAATATTCAGAGATTGATTGGGAATGCATTTGGCAGAAATCCCTTAAGAAAGGATTCAAAAAGGAAAAGGATTGGGATAAGATAGCTACTGAATACGGCAAATGGCTTGAAAATGATGATTACCCAGATGTTTTGCTCAATGAAATGAAACTATCTTCTAATGATACAGTTCTTGATATAGGTTGTGCAGAAGGTACAATAACCAGAAAAATAGCTAAAAAAGCAAAGTCCATCACTGGAATCGATAAATCCAAATTGATGCTTGAAGAACTAAATAGGAAAGCAGCAGATGAGGGATTAAGCAATGTAAAAACCATTCAAAAGGATATAAATGACTTGACTTATGGATCCATTGGAGATTACGATATTGTACTTGCATCCAGATGCCTGAATGGAATATATAATATCAAGGATACACTCATAACACTTAATGAAATAGCTAACAAATACGTTTACATAACTGTTTTTGGTTCATCAACTCATAAATACAAAAAGGAAAAGGCAGAAATTGCTGGAAAACCATTTAAGGCAGGAACAGACCATATGGTTTTAGTCATGCTCTTAAGAAGTCTTGGAATTGAAGCGAATGTTCTTCAATTGGAATGCGAAAAACTTAAGGAATACCATAGCATAGAGGAAGCAATTGAAAGATCCATTTGGAGACTTGGAGAACTAGAAGAGGAAAACAGAATTGCTTTAGAAAATTATTTTAAAGACATATTCGTTAAAAATGAGAGAGGAAACTGGGTTAATCCTAAAGACAAAACAGATTTAGTATTGATTTGGTGGAAAAAAGATGAATAA
- a CDS encoding class I SAM-dependent methyltransferase produces MTYQINGPEEIDWAQFWREKLEAKEDRSKDWNKRAPNFGKSAKKDDYPIKLLEKMDISKEDTVLDLGCGEGSITIPLAKLAKSVTGVDSAYKMLEILNEKAQKEEINNIKTIEEDLTKITIDDVGKHDIIVASRSLNGVLNIKETIANIDEIADKYVYITLFGPNNWKLEKEFYQSINKEYFEFPSHRYFFNILVDMGIYPNVENLNIGKEREYESIEEAMESGKWRLDYLNDEEKEELYKYLENILERGENGKLSNPDDKADWVLYWWKK; encoded by the coding sequence ATGACTTATCAAATCAATGGTCCTGAAGAAATCGATTGGGCTCAATTTTGGAGAGAGAAACTAGAGGCAAAAGAGGACAGGTCAAAGGACTGGAATAAGAGAGCCCCTAATTTTGGAAAATCCGCTAAAAAGGATGATTACCCCATCAAATTGTTGGAAAAGATGGATATCTCTAAAGAAGACACTGTTCTTGACTTGGGATGCGGTGAAGGAAGCATAACAATTCCACTTGCTAAATTAGCAAAATCAGTTACAGGAGTCGATTCTGCATATAAGATGCTTGAAATATTGAATGAAAAAGCTCAAAAAGAGGAAATAAACAATATCAAGACAATTGAAGAGGATTTAACTAAAATCACAATTGATGATGTGGGAAAACACGATATTATAGTGGCTTCAAGATCATTGAATGGTGTCCTAAATATAAAGGAAACCATTGCAAATATTGACGAAATAGCTGATAAGTATGTTTACATAACCCTTTTTGGACCAAACAATTGGAAACTTGAAAAGGAATTCTACCAATCAATAAATAAGGAATACTTTGAATTTCCATCACACAGATACTTCTTCAATATACTTGTGGATATGGGAATCTATCCTAATGTTGAAAACCTGAATATTGGAAAAGAAAGAGAGTATGAAAGCATTGAAGAGGCAATGGAAAGCGGAAAATGGAGATTGGATTATCTAAACGATGAGGAAAAGGAAGAACTTTACAAATACCTTGAAAATATCTTAGAAAGAGGTGAAAATGGAAAGCTTTCCAATCCTGATGACAAGGCAGACTGGGTATTGTACTGGTGGAAAAAATAA
- a CDS encoding TIGR04076 family protein — MEKVKITILKTTFQEDLAKDYGVEGLSICPLMKEGEVYYADYAKPDGFCDEAWKAIYQYVFALAHGASEIWYYEDWIKTPGVAIVSCNDGLRPVIMKLETTDIDSNLEN, encoded by the coding sequence ATGGAGAAAGTTAAGATTACAATTTTAAAAACTACATTTCAAGAAGATCTTGCTAAGGATTATGGTGTTGAAGGATTATCTATCTGTCCCTTGATGAAAGAGGGTGAAGTCTATTATGCAGATTATGCAAAACCTGATGGATTTTGTGATGAAGCGTGGAAGGCCATTTATCAATATGTTTTTGCATTGGCTCATGGTGCAAGCGAAATATGGTATTATGAAGACTGGATTAAAACCCCTGGAGTAGCTATTGTATCTTGCAATGATGGATTAAGACCAGTTATAATGAAGCTTGAAACAACAGACATCGATTCTAATTTAGAAAATTGA
- a CDS encoding Cna B-type domain-containing protein, producing MRFKNNICFMLIMAFILLLTVSLFSASEVDSDVGVIRNDNELLASNVGYVENGVPSDLNLKSTENVEMDDSVKLSSNQADSLGEDGIDDEQIDYQDVNGMELIPSENPIVSEDTYSVIFDWVEGYGTDYAPDSYYENPWLMNDTTWTYCIEPGLSGADGYYYGAPGPYKRITLTDEQLIHPETGEDVLPYIRTFLYYHYNDTENFTTVSSGKVSFPNVLWAFTGSQDYNNPESYYNRQPYTDPSWTYVKETIDMVKSGNGIPNSGSFHDTGLTYQFYLYSSVNGHYQNIIGFNLFTNLSVIKEWNDYDNITNLRPESINVDLYSDGEPFIRGVTIDSNNNWEYTFNNLPLYSISNLTAPINADNYKIETVLEDDFDVTIKKVWPDDYSSRPSRIYVNISADGKDLGRVRLDRSNDYTTTIPNFNKYDAEDGHEINYEFIDLNYPGSFDITKSEIYQVKHIKVSLTNDELKQTGKSIELVSDGLIYAGAILEEANDWTYTFLNLDKDSNVDIRERLDSNGLCI from the coding sequence ATGAGATTTAAAAATAATATTTGTTTCATGCTTATTATGGCTTTTATACTGCTATTAACTGTGAGCTTATTTTCAGCATCTGAAGTTGATAGTGATGTTGGAGTCATAAGAAATGACAATGAATTACTTGCATCTAATGTTGGTTATGTGGAAAATGGAGTACCATCTGACTTGAATTTAAAATCAACCGAAAATGTTGAAATGGATGATTCTGTCAAATTAAGCTCAAATCAAGCAGACTCTCTTGGTGAAGATGGAATTGATGATGAACAAATTGATTACCAAGATGTCAATGGCATGGAATTAATTCCATCAGAAAACCCTATTGTTTCTGAAGATACTTATAGTGTAATTTTTGATTGGGTTGAAGGATATGGCACTGATTATGCCCCTGATTCATATTATGAGAATCCTTGGCTAATGAATGATACTACATGGACTTATTGTATTGAACCTGGTCTATCAGGTGCTGATGGGTATTATTATGGGGCACCTGGACCATACAAAAGGATCACTTTAACTGATGAACAGTTAATCCATCCGGAAACTGGTGAGGATGTATTGCCTTATATCAGGACATTTTTATACTATCATTACAATGATACTGAAAACTTCACTACAGTAAGCAGTGGTAAGGTATCATTCCCTAATGTGCTATGGGCTTTTACTGGTAGCCAAGATTATAATAATCCTGAAAGTTATTATAATAGACAACCATATACCGATCCTTCATGGACTTATGTAAAGGAAACTATTGATATGGTCAAATCTGGCAATGGAATCCCTAACAGTGGAAGTTTCCATGATACTGGTTTAACATATCAATTCTATTTGTATTCTTCCGTCAATGGACATTATCAAAACATCATTGGTTTTAATCTATTCACTAATCTTAGTGTGATTAAGGAATGGAATGATTATGATAATATAACTAATTTAAGGCCTGAAAGCATTAATGTTGATTTATATTCTGATGGTGAACCTTTTATAAGGGGAGTTACTATAGACAGTAACAATAATTGGGAATATACTTTTAACAATTTGCCTCTTTATTCAATTTCAAACTTGACTGCTCCAATCAATGCAGATAATTATAAAATAGAAACTGTATTGGAAGATGACTTTGATGTAACTATTAAAAAAGTATGGCCTGATGATTACTCTAGTAGACCATCCAGGATATATGTGAACATATCTGCTGATGGTAAAGATCTTGGACGTGTACGTTTAGATAGGAGTAATGATTATACAACAACCATACCAAATTTCAATAAGTATGATGCTGAAGACGGTCATGAAATTAATTATGAATTCATTGATTTAAATTATCCTGGATCATTTGATATTACCAAATCTGAAATTTATCAGGTAAAACACATTAAAGTAAGTTTAACCAATGATGAATTGAAACAAACAGGAAAATCAATTGAGTTAGTTTCCGATGGATTAATTTATGCTGGGGCAATTTTAGAAGAGGCAAATGATTGGACTTATACCTTCTTAAATCTGGATAAGGATAGCAATGTTGATATACGTGAAAGATTGGATTCAAATGGGTTGTGCATTTAG
- a CDS encoding Cna B-type domain-containing protein, translated as MPSETKFFDDTEEKIISSIKITNKLELINLTVSKVWDDKEDFYGKRPSDVTINVFENGEIVKSIVLNKDNGWKFELKNLPKYDNGKLINYSIDEVNITYYHYKIEENGDYSFTVTNTLNKVHVLKWSWKLISKKEPKKEPKKGNFSVKEKLGNGKKIGKYQSKNAVSNKNKKSISWDRNQRKHFKSYSETEQKHILFIKLYNEFLFGNMTFEDFVAILKENGIKLEESNNWDSNGTLEFDYDKIEDVPDSIELSDNSDHFEDSSDKIDKDKPVSDSGEIDSGEVEVEEVYVEE; from the coding sequence ATGCCATCTGAAACAAAATTCTTTGATGATACTGAAGAAAAAATTATATCAAGTATAAAAATTACAAATAAACTTGAATTGATTAATCTTACTGTCTCAAAGGTTTGGGATGATAAAGAAGATTTCTATGGAAAAAGACCTTCTGATGTAACTATTAATGTTTTCGAAAATGGTGAAATCGTTAAGTCTATTGTTCTCAATAAGGATAATGGATGGAAATTCGAACTAAAGAATTTGCCTAAATATGACAATGGCAAATTAATCAATTATTCTATTGATGAGGTCAATATAACCTATTACCATTACAAGATTGAAGAAAATGGAGATTATTCGTTCACTGTTACAAATACATTGAATAAAGTGCATGTATTGAAATGGTCTTGGAAATTGATTTCTAAGAAAGAACCTAAGAAAGAACCTAAAAAAGGCAACTTTTCAGTTAAAGAGAAATTAGGTAATGGCAAGAAAATTGGCAAATACCAATCAAAGAATGCTGTTTCTAATAAAAACAAGAAATCAATTTCATGGGATAGAAATCAAAGAAAACATTTCAAAAGCTATTCCGAGACTGAACAAAAGCATATATTATTCATTAAGTTATATAATGAATTTTTATTCGGTAATATGACTTTTGAGGATTTTGTTGCTATTCTCAAGGAAAATGGCATTAAATTGGAAGAAAGTAACAATTGGGATTCCAATGGTACTTTAGAATTCGATTATGATAAAATTGAGGATGTGCCTGATTCTATTGAATTATCCGATAATAGCGATCATTTTGAGGATTCAAGTGATAAAATTGACAAGGATAAGCCAGTCAGTGATTCTGGTGAAATAGATTCTGGAGAAGTAGAGGTAGAAGAGGTATATGTGGAGGAATAA
- a CDS encoding glutamate--tRNA ligase — protein sequence MDELEEIVFKHALLNAAKHNGNANPGAVMGSIMSSEPELRPRAKEIGPLSGKIVAQVNALSLEEQKAKMEEFGVAVEEKKQKKEEGLPKLPGKNKDVVMRFAPNPSGPLHIGHARAAIPNGEYVKKCGGKFILRIEDTDPKRIYEPAYELIQEDLKWLGIEPDEVYYQSDRFEIYYQYAEELIKRGAAYMCTCDGGEFKKLKDNCQACPCRDNTVEENMELWKKFPEMEAGEAVLRVKTDINHKNPAIRDWVAMRIVEEEHPRMGTKYRVYPMMNFSVSVDDHLLGMTHVLRGKDHLANSEKQKYLYQHMGWEIPEFIHYGRLKMEDIALSTSKAMAGIEDGTYSGWDDPRLGTLKAIARRGIQPETITQLMVEIGIKMSDSAISWKKIYGLNRNIIEQKVNRYFFVPNPVKIDIADVPEDDLGLAIERPLHPDFEERGNRTLVFNREVYIPEADLTDGISRLMDAVNVEIKDGTASFHSKSFEDAREAKARIIQWVPTDAIKAKVVMDDASVTEGLCEIDCNDLKVGDIVQFERFGFARLDEIKDDELIFYYAHK from the coding sequence ATGGATGAATTAGAAGAAATTGTATTTAAACATGCATTATTGAATGCAGCTAAACATAATGGAAATGCGAATCCTGGAGCTGTTATGGGTTCCATTATGAGCAGTGAACCTGAACTTAGGCCAAGAGCTAAGGAAATAGGGCCCTTATCCGGAAAGATTGTGGCTCAAGTGAATGCACTTTCACTAGAGGAACAGAAAGCTAAAATGGAAGAATTTGGAGTTGCTGTTGAAGAGAAAAAACAAAAGAAAGAAGAAGGTCTTCCAAAGCTTCCAGGTAAGAACAAGGATGTTGTAATGCGTTTTGCTCCAAACCCAAGTGGTCCATTGCATATTGGACATGCAAGGGCAGCTATTCCTAATGGGGAATATGTAAAGAAATGTGGCGGTAAATTCATATTGAGAATTGAGGATACAGATCCAAAACGTATTTACGAACCTGCTTATGAATTGATTCAAGAGGATTTGAAATGGTTAGGTATCGAGCCTGATGAAGTCTACTACCAAAGTGACCGTTTTGAAATCTATTACCAATACGCTGAAGAGCTAATCAAGCGCGGAGCAGCATATATGTGTACCTGTGATGGTGGAGAGTTCAAAAAGCTTAAGGATAATTGCCAAGCTTGTCCATGCAGAGACAATACTGTGGAAGAGAATATGGAACTTTGGAAAAAGTTCCCTGAAATGGAAGCAGGTGAAGCTGTTCTTAGAGTAAAAACTGATATAAATCATAAGAATCCTGCTATTCGTGATTGGGTGGCAATGAGAATTGTTGAAGAGGAACACCCAAGAATGGGCACCAAATACAGAGTATATCCTATGATGAACTTCTCAGTGTCTGTAGATGACCATTTGCTTGGAATGACCCATGTATTAAGAGGTAAGGACCACCTTGCAAACAGTGAAAAGCAAAAGTATCTTTATCAGCATATGGGTTGGGAAATTCCTGAGTTTATCCATTACGGAAGACTGAAAATGGAAGACATTGCACTCAGTACTTCCAAAGCTATGGCTGGAATTGAAGACGGCACTTACAGTGGATGGGATGATCCAAGACTTGGAACCTTAAAAGCTATTGCAAGAAGAGGAATCCAACCTGAAACTATCACTCAATTGATGGTTGAAATAGGTATCAAAATGTCTGACTCTGCAATCAGTTGGAAAAAGATTTATGGATTAAACAGAAATATCATTGAGCAAAAGGTAAACAGGTATTTTTTTGTTCCAAATCCTGTAAAAATAGATATTGCTGATGTGCCTGAGGATGATTTAGGATTAGCTATTGAAAGGCCATTGCATCCTGACTTTGAGGAAAGGGGAAACAGAACCCTTGTATTCAACAGGGAAGTCTATATCCCTGAAGCTGATTTGACTGATGGAATCAGCCGTTTGATGGATGCAGTAAATGTTGAAATCAAGGATGGAACTGCATCATTCCACAGCAAATCCTTTGAAGATGCAAGAGAAGCGAAAGCGAGAATCATCCAATGGGTTCCAACTGATGCAATTAAAGCTAAGGTTGTTATGGATGACGCATCTGTTACTGAAGGTCTTTGTGAAATTGACTGCAATGACTTGAAAGTTGGAGACATTGTCCAATTTGAAAGATTCGGATTTGCTAGACTTGATGAGATAAAAGATGATGAATTGATTTTCTATTATGCTCATAAATAG
- a CDS encoding LL-diaminopimelate aminotransferase, giving the protein MVKINENYLLLQNSYLFVEVNRRAAKYMEENPDKNVIKMGIGDVTKPLVPTVIKAFKDAIDEMADGDTFMGYGPEQGYDFLAEAIIKNDFNKWGVDLDLDEVFISDGAKCDTGNIQEIFALDNVIAVTDPVYPVYVDTNVMAGRSGNIKDDGMYENIVYLPCTEENGFVPELPTEPVDLIYLCFPNNPTGTTLTKDQLAKFVEYAKENDALILFDAAYEVFITEDDVPHTIYEIDGAKEVAIEFRSFSKTAGFTGTRCAYTVVPKDIKIKDAEGIEQSVNELWNRRQTTKFNGVSYPVQKAAEAVYTEEGQKEIMANIEYYLENAKIIRESLSDIGLNVYGGVNSPYIWVKTPNDMESWDFFDLLLEEANIVGTPGSGFGPSGEGYLRLTAFNTLENTKEAMSRISKLSF; this is encoded by the coding sequence ATGGTTAAAATTAATGAAAACTATCTTTTATTGCAAAATAGTTATCTTTTTGTTGAAGTAAATAGGCGTGCAGCTAAATACATGGAAGAAAATCCTGATAAAAACGTTATTAAAATGGGTATTGGAGATGTAACAAAACCTTTAGTTCCTACTGTAATCAAGGCTTTCAAGGATGCTATTGATGAAATGGCAGATGGTGACACCTTTATGGGTTACGGTCCAGAACAAGGTTACGACTTTTTAGCTGAAGCTATCATTAAAAATGACTTTAATAAATGGGGAGTGGACTTAGATCTTGATGAAGTGTTCATTTCCGACGGTGCAAAATGTGATACCGGTAACATCCAGGAAATATTTGCATTGGATAATGTGATTGCAGTAACTGACCCTGTTTATCCTGTATACGTTGACACCAATGTAATGGCAGGAAGATCCGGCAACATTAAAGATGATGGAATGTATGAGAATATCGTTTACCTTCCTTGCACTGAAGAAAATGGCTTTGTTCCAGAACTTCCTACAGAACCAGTGGATTTAATCTACCTCTGTTTCCCAAACAACCCAACTGGAACCACTTTAACAAAAGACCAATTGGCTAAATTTGTAGAGTACGCTAAGGAAAATGATGCTCTTATCCTATTCGATGCAGCGTATGAAGTTTTCATCACCGAAGATGATGTGCCTCACACAATCTATGAAATTGACGGTGCAAAGGAAGTTGCTATTGAATTCAGAAGCTTTTCAAAAACTGCAGGATTCACTGGTACCCGTTGCGCTTACACAGTTGTTCCTAAGGATATCAAGATCAAGGATGCTGAAGGCATTGAGCAATCAGTAAATGAATTATGGAACAGAAGACAAACCACTAAGTTCAATGGTGTTTCCTATCCTGTCCAAAAGGCTGCAGAAGCAGTTTACACTGAAGAAGGGCAAAAGGAAATCATGGCAAACATAGAATATTACTTGGAAAATGCTAAAATCATTCGTGAAAGCTTATCTGATATTGGATTGAATGTTTACGGTGGAGTGAACTCCCCTTACATTTGGGTAAAGACTCCAAATGACATGGAATCCTGGGACTTCTTCGATTTACTCTTGGAAGAGGCTAATATTGTAGGTACTCCGGGTTCCGGATTCGGTCCAAGCGGTGAAGGTTACTTAAGATTAACTGCATTCAACACTTTAGAAAACACTAAAGAAGCTATGTCTAGAATTTCTAAATTATCATTCTAG
- a CDS encoding DUF6882 domain-containing protein, protein MEVNSLLIEENDDLQDLFSKYGALALEKQEILSSIVGDAEPELDIEKGIIKFGEKEFPIQLIGFLDPDEDTWSWAWDNEDIGFPEALIEEAKAIKEFGQEQNVPQFSENVFAANLTEAHILTMTVSSLFSNDAYCAVNYGGFVFFVTIESDEIEISDDIDVFANVINDFHRKFEVNHLKALRGYAEIKCYEYKYRDEFCIVKVGDDRIVVTLTERKNIYAIKIIRA, encoded by the coding sequence ATGGAAGTTAATTCTTTATTAATTGAAGAAAATGATGATTTACAGGATTTATTCTCTAAATATGGTGCTTTAGCATTAGAAAAGCAGGAAATATTATCAAGCATTGTTGGAGATGCTGAACCTGAATTGGACATTGAAAAGGGAATTATTAAGTTTGGCGAAAAAGAATTTCCTATTCAATTGATTGGATTCTTGGACCCTGATGAAGACACCTGGTCATGGGCATGGGATAATGAGGATATAGGTTTTCCAGAAGCTTTAATTGAAGAGGCAAAGGCTATAAAAGAATTTGGTCAAGAACAGAATGTTCCACAATTTTCTGAAAATGTCTTTGCAGCAAACTTGACTGAAGCTCATATATTGACTATGACTGTATCTTCCCTCTTTAGCAATGATGCATATTGTGCTGTTAATTACGGAGGCTTCGTATTCTTTGTAACCATTGAGTCTGATGAGATTGAGATTAGTGATGACATTGACGTATTTGCAAATGTAATTAATGATTTCCATCGTAAGTTTGAAGTAAATCATTTAAAGGCTTTGAGAGGTTATGCAGAAATTAAATGTTATGAATACAAGTACAGGGATGAGTTTTGTATTGTTAAGGTTGGAGATGACAGAATAGTTGTCACTTTGACTGAAAGAAAAAACATTTATGCCATTAAAATCATTAGGGCTTAA